The following coding sequences lie in one Xyrauchen texanus isolate HMW12.3.18 chromosome 25, RBS_HiC_50CHRs, whole genome shotgun sequence genomic window:
- the pfn1 gene encoding profilin-1, giving the protein MSWESYISSLTKSEWVDDAVIIGHAAGQESVWASAPGGWLSQVTPKEVQAIIASDRSSLFANGVSLAGRKCTVLRDALNVDGQNTMDVKMKTSEKEPDPFSFTIGKSQKALIIAKGIKDAHGGKINPPVFDMAAYLRKMNM; this is encoded by the exons ATGAGCTGGGAGAGCTACATCAGCAGCCTGACGAAGAGTGAATGGGTGGATGATGCGGTCATCATCGGGCACGCAGCGGGTCAGGAGTCCGTTTGGGCGTCAGCACCGGGCGGCTGGCTCAGTCAAGTCACG CCGAAAGAGGTTCAGGCCATCATCGCTAGCGACCGCAGCAGTCTGTTTGCCAACGGCGTGAGTCTGGCGGGCAGGAAGTGCACGGTGCTGAGAGACGCTCTGAATGTGGACGGTCAGAACACCATGGACGTGAAGATGAAGACCTCCGAGAAAGAGCCCGATCCGTTCTCATTCACCATCGGCAAATCTCAGaaag CTCTAATCATCGCTAAAGGAATAAAAGACGCACATGGAGGAAAAATCAATCCACCCGTCTTTGATATGGCCGCATACCTCAGAAAGATGAACATGTGA